CAGTAAAATAAAACTCTTCTCAAGATCCAAATCATATTTGGAAACTTTGCTTATTTGTATAGGTAAAATAAACTTGCTTCCTGCCGGTATTTGCGAAAGCTTAAGATTAACAGGCAAATATCCGTTTTCGTGTCCTTTTGGAATAGTAACATTCCAGTTTTCAATGGAATAGTAATCTTCCGGTAATTGCCGGTACACGGACTGCGGCACATTTTTTTTCTGTAAAGAAACAAGCGAATCCGTAATGAAGGAAAATTCCACTTTCAGATCTTCCGACGGCGCAACCATACCACCACAATAAGCTCCCAATAAAAACAACGTATCATTGGCAAAATTCAGATTAGGTATTTCAACAAAGTTTACACTGTTTTTTACTAAAGGAATGGTTTGTAAAATGCTATTCTTTTCAATGGTAAACGGAATATATACATTCATATATTCTTCAAAACGTTCGATATCTTTTGAATCATCGCATGAGAATATACCACAAATTAGAGATATAAGAATTATTGCTTTTTTCATCTTACTGATTTTTTTACGAATTAGAAAAAGGTATAAAATAGGAAACCAGAGTGTATAAGCAAGGGCCGGTTTCTTATTTTATTAAAGATATTTAGAGAGTTCCCAGCCCGGTTCATACGTTCTGCTCCACAAGTGTTCGGCTTCCGGATCATTTACTATATGACCGTTGGAAGGATCTATATTCAAACGATGTCCAGTTCTCCAGGCAATATTTCCTAATTGTACCAACAAGGTGCTTTTATGTAATTCTTCAATGTCGCCATGAGGTTTGGAACCGTTTCGAATAGCATTCAAAAAATCAGCAATATGAACAGCATCCAAGTTCGCGCTGGGACTGGAAGGATCGCGTCCGTCTATGACATCTTTAGATGTCTTTTCTTCCACCAACTTGTTTTTCAGGTCGAAAATATGATAACTATTGCCCCCGGTATCCATCATTCCGTTCTCACCATAAAAAATAACTCCTCTGTCACGGCCTTCCGAATTTGCAGAATTACAACTACGGCCTTCCCACGTTACAATGCAATTATTCCCGAATTTAATATTAATAAGTTGGGTATCGGGCGTTTCCCAATCGTCCATAAAACGGTAACGACCACCTTCCGAACTGACATAAGTAGGATAGTCAACCCCTAGCCCCCATCTTATTACATCGATTTCATGTGTCCCGTTATTAAGTGCTTCCCCTGTTCCCCAATGCCAGAACCAATGCCAATTGTAATGAATCAGGTTGCTTTTGTAGGCTTTCCTCGGAGCCGGTCCTTGCCATAAATCAAAATCGAGTGTCTCCGGAACCGGTATTTGCTTCCCAAAGCCAATAGATCCGCGATTGTTGGTATACCACGCTTTCGCCATGTACACACGCCCGATCACCCCTTCGTGTAGTTTTTGGATACCTTCCATTAAGACCGGCCACGAACGGCGTTGAGCTCCGACCTGTACTATCCGGTTATACTTCCTGGCAGCCTGAATGCTTAATTCTCCTTCCTGAGGATTGTGGCTACAAGGTTTTTCGCAATAAACATGTTTTCCCGCTTGGCAGGCCATAATAGTTGCCGGGGCATGCCAATGATCCGGTGCCGTGATTAAAAGCCCGTCTACGTCTTTGTTCTCCAAAACTTTTCGAATATCCTTTTCCGTCTTGGGATGTCCTCCGGCTTCGGTTACTTTTTTTACGCCTTTTGCCAAAGCTTTCTCTTCCACATCGCAAACCAGGATAACCTCCGTGTTTTTTTGTTGGGCAAATTGTTTCGCCATACCCGCACCTCTGCCATTGGTTCCCATTACAGCCATACGGATTCTTTCGTTTGCACCCGCAATGTTGGCATAGCTTTTTGCAGTAGTTGCGCCGAACGATAATCCTCCCACCGACAACCCTATTCCGGAAGCTGTCACTTTTTTAATAAATTCTCTTCTGTTTGTCATGGTTACTTGATTTAAAATTATTATAATTCTCTGATCTTTATATTTTTGAATGATACTACATCCCCATGGTCCTGTAAAAGGATATGCCCTTTTTCTACTTCTCCGAAGCTAGGAGAACTCTCTTTGTATTTACTTTTGGATAAAGCATCTTTGTATTCTTTACTGGCTCGATCGAACGATAAAACTTTTTTTCCGTTCAGGTAATGTTCTACCTTGGTACCTTTAGAGACGATTCTGGCCCGGTTCCATTCGCCTACCGGTTTAGGGCTGGTCTTGGGGGCAGGGAACATGTCGTACAGGGTTGCCAGTTTGCGGTTTCCGTTTCTACCCAGTTTGGCATCGGGATGGTTTTCATCATCAATAATCTGGTATTCCAGTCCTAACCAACCCCCTTTAGCATACCGGGTAAAAAAGTATTTGATACCGCTATTCGCTCCTTTTGTCAGTTTGAAATCTACCACCAATTCGAAATCAGAATACTGTTCGGTTGTAATGATATCGCCTCCCCGCTTGTTCCCTTCTTTTTGTACCGTCAGTACTCCTTTATCGACCATCCATCCATGAGCAGGCGGAGTGGTTTTACCTACGGAGGTCCATCCGTTTAAATCGGTTCCGTTGAATAATAGTATCCATCCTTGTTTCACTTCTTTTTTAGACAAAACATTGTCTTGAGCCATTAAACTGTTACTTGCCCAAAAGAGGCATAAAAGTAAAAATGAGATGTTTTTCATAATTGCATAATTAAAAATGAATTTATAAATGTTATTTGTCGTATTCCACCTCTCGCTCTATTTACCATAAAAATGATAGTTCTGTTAGAACTATCCTACGTAATCGTTAATGAATAGGCTTAGAAGATGATTAAAAATAAAGCAATCTTATTTATAGTTAAAATTTCACCACAAAATACGATATATTATATAAATAAATATCTTTGTGTGCGGAAACACTACTGGAGTTCTAACAGAACTATAGTATTTTAGAAAATCCGATTATCATTTGTTTAATTAATACCCCCACTAATAAGACACCATTTCGGTTTAAAGCAATTCCGGAATCTATTCGCCCGCTCTGTCATGGCGGGCAACGACCCGACATCTCACAGCCTAAAAGCCGTCTTTTGTTGCTCGGGGATCCCGCGTCAAGCGGGGGATGACAGAAGTTGACATGGGCTGCCTTTGGGTTATTTTGTTATTGGTAGTGCCCATTCCTCTGAGAAGGATGAATACAAATTTCATACTAATTCTATGAAATAATTCTACAATACATAGCTTTTTCATTGACTTATAAAAATAAACAGCCTATATTTGTAACTAATAAAAATCTAACACTGACTTTTAAATACCACTACCATGAAAACAGGCAATAATTTCTTTATAAAACGAGGCTCTTTTTGCTTCATTATCCCCTTTTTTACGAATGTATTAGAGAAATATGAAGATTTTTTCTCTGAATATCAAAATCAACTAAAAACCCTTGAATATCTCTCTTTGTCTCCTCAAGGACAAAAGAAAAAAAGGAAAAAGATTATAAATATACTCAAGAGTAAATTTGTTTTCCATTTAAAACAGTCCGGCTTCCCTAATGCACAAACAAATTTCTGTCCTGATTCTTGTATATATAAGTCAGAGAACTATCAAGGAAAATACTTGTGTACTTGTTTCTCTACTGCTGCAAAATTTCACGATGATATAAGCCAAACAGATGCTACGGCACAATTTTTTTTAGATCATTACCAAGTAAAATATCAAAAGGACGAATACCAAATCGAATTTGAGTTCGATATATTTCTTTATATAAACCAAAAAGAAGAGGAGAAAATAGGATATATTGTTATCGAGATTGACCTGAATAACCGGCATCCGGAAGATTTGATATTTATCAAACATTTATTCTATAAGCGCACATTACCGGTTACTCTGTATAAAAAAGAAGGTACACTCATACACAAGGAAGCAGATCACACCAACATGCAGAAATGGATCCTAAAATATCTTTCACAAATAGGTAAAGTATTCACCACAGATTACGAAAAATCTTTCCCTCCTTATATAAAAAATGGTGCATTCAGATATTCTTTAATAGAATTACAGGAAATCAGCCGTTCTGCCACCGGCAAACCTTTGGATCTGGATTTTAATGAATTGGAACGTATCCAGGATGAATACGGCCACCTTATTTACGGAATGCTTTTAAGTGACGAGGGCTGGAGGCATATTCCGCAGAAAGTCATAAAAAAAAGGTTGGAATCCCATTGGTTTACCCGTACTTATATCTGTTCTTTTTTTCTGAATACGAACGGATTAATATTTAATCTCAAACACACGACAAAAGGTAGGGAGTATGCAAAAAACGGAAAAGACTGGTTCAAAAAATATGTAGATCACAATAACAGTAAGGAGAGCAAATATGAGAAATATGTTACCATGGATTCTTGTATCACCGGAATAGACGGGTTAATCTTGTTCGCTTTTTTAAAATGTATCGCTAAACAAATCCACATCGAAAATAATAATGAAATCATCACTTTACCCAAGAACCAATCGATTCGTTCCAGCGTAAAACAAATATATAAACTACAAAAAAATCTGGATCATTTTGCAAAGATTCTGAATTCTCCTTCTTTTAAATTAGGCGAAATAGAATCCATGGAATATATTATTCACGCACAATTCGGCATTATAGGCCAGATTCAACAAATTAAAGAAATCTATCAAAGCCAATCCAATAACTTGCATTTCCAATATGAAAAGCTGACAAATAAGGTAATTAAAAGACTAACTATTTATACGGTAATGATTGGTGCCATTCAACTTTTCTGGGCTGTCGGTGCCAGTCCGGTGGGAGATTCTATCCGTACAACACTCGGCCAATATATTATTTTAAAGGATTTAATTTTCTATATTGTGATAATTGTATTATTATTGTGGATTCTTTTTCTTATGGTAAAGTATATTGGCAAATAAGGCAAAAACTTTCGGATAAGAAAAGGAAGATTAGAAAAGAAGAAGTTATGAAAGAAAAATGGATAGAAGAAGCGGTTATCTATCAAATTATGATCGATCGTTTTGCGGGTGAGTGGAAAGAAACAAAAAATGCAAACCACTTTATGGGTGGGAACATTCAAGGTATCATACATAAATTGGATTACATACAAAACCTTGGCGTTACGGCTATCTGGATTTCTCCTTTTGTAACGAATGCCAATTATCATGGATATCATACAATGGATTTTCTACAGATCGACCCCCATTTCGGAACTTATGAAGATTTGAAAGAACTGATACAAAAAACGCATGCTAAAGGAATGAAGATGATAGCCGACTTTGTGCCGAACCATTGCTCTATCGAACATCCGTTTTTTCAGGAAGCGTTACATAACGAAGAAAGTCCTTACCGGAACTGGTTCTTTTTCAAAAACAATAATGAGTATACCTACTTCCTAAAATATAAGGAACTGGCTAAAATTAATTTAGATAATCCTGCGGCAAGGGCTTATATGATTGACATTGCCAAATATTGGGCCGGTCAGGGGTTTGATGCGTTCCGTATAGATCATGCGATAGGTCCTTCTTTCAATTTTTGGGAATCCTTTACCAAGGAAATGAAAAGTTCGTTTCCGGCTTGTCCTTTATGGGGGGAAATCTGGGGGCATGGCATTTCCCGGAAATACTATTCAACTATCCATTTAAAACACCCTTGGAAGAAATGGCTGTTCGGTCTCCGGCAAGAAGAATTGCAAAAAGATTATATCGGCGTATTAGATGGCGTATTGGATTTTACTTATAGAAATTTACTTATAAAAGCCTTGCAAGCGGGTGAAAGGATTCTAGGTAATAAAAGATTAGAAGAACAAGTAAAGAAACATTTCGGGCAATATCCGAAATCATTTGAATTGGTGCTTTTCCTAGATAACCATGATACGGATAGATTTTTACATTTTTGCCACGGCGATACTTCTCTGTTATTGGAGGCTATCGAATTCAGCCGTTCCTGGGGACGGCCTTTTGTATTATATTACGGCACGGAACAGGGCATGACGAATGAAAAGACTATTTTTGATAAAACGCCTTATGCGGATTTACGTGTCCGTGAATGTATGAATTGGGAGGAAGGTCCTTCTTCTCTTTATTTTTCCATGGCTTCTTTATTAAAAAAAGATTGAAAGGCTTCTCTTATCTATTTCTGTCATCCTTGAGTCCATTTCCTTACTCCTATTATCCTTGAGCTCATTTGCTTACTTCTGTTATCCTCGGGCTCATCTGCCTAATTCTGTTATCCTTGAGCTTATTCATCTAATTCTGTCATGGCGGGCGACGACCCGTCATCTCCGATCGTTAATGCCGGCTTGTGCCGAGGGGAGATCCCGCGTCAAGCGCGGGATGACAAGTGTAGGTGAAAGGTTGCACTTCGGGGATAAAAGAAAACACTTTCATTTGTTTACACAAAGGAGAAATACAATGCTTTTTGTTTGAAATAATAGGAGTTGGTCAGTTTTTACAACTTTTTGTTTCATTTATTCAAGTAAACGTTTTCCACTAAACAATAATTTTGCTCCGTAGTTCATTAGTACTTAAAAATCAATACGTAATAAATTATTGAGTCTTTCTAAAACAATATACAAATTAAAAATATACAGACATGAAAAAGTTAATGATTTCAATCTTTACCATAGCAGCTATGGTAAGTTGTACCTCGGAAAATGAGATTATAGATAATGGAGGGAAGAATGATGAAAAGGTAGAGATAAAATTAAATGCAGGAATTAATGTAATAACAAAAGCAGCTATTGAAAGCGGAGCAGATAAATTACCTAGTGCTGCAATTCCAAATGTTCAATTTCAAAGGATAGATGCTGCCGCTGATGCCCCCATTGACTGGACAAACACAGAATTAACATCATTTACAGGCACGATTGGAACCGATGGTAGTATAACTACAAATTCTGCAAATAAACAATATTACGATTCAAATGACAACAAAGCACATATAGTGGGATACTTCCCTTCGGGAACAGTAACAAACGGAGTAGTTTCTATGACAATAGATGGAACTAATGATGTTATTTATGCACAACCAATAAATAAAGGAAATAGAACCACCCCTACTACAGAAGCTTTTGCATTTAACCATAAACTTACTCAATTTAAATTCGTTGTAAAAACAGATAATGCATCTATTACTACCGAAATAAATGATATAGATATTACAATAAAGAATGCTAACACCACCTTTTCTATGGCTTTAAAAGATGGAGAACTTTCAGGCTGGGGTAATCCAAAAAGTGATATCGGTCCTGCTACAATGACAGCACCTGCGGGTGGCACTGAATCCTCCTCAAGTGCTGGAATTTTATTAGAACCTAATTTATCTAAACTTGAATTACTTGTAAAAGCGAGCACACTTCCTACCGAAGGAGTATCTGTAGAAATTGCAGGGACAGAAGCAAGTGGAAAGTTTGAACCCAGCAAAGCCTATACGATAACATTAACACTACAACGGAAAACCATTGATGGGAGTGCAACTGTTACAGGCTGGACAGACGGAACAGCAGGAAGTGGCACAGTAGAATAATTTTTATCAGAATCTTCAACTTTTTGCCCGCAATTTTCAAGTTGAATCTGAGAATAATAAAATATTTTTGACAATGTGAAACAAGGGTTATGTTGAATGGGAATTTAGTATAAGACCGGGTAATAGTAATTAGGTTTTGCCGCTGCTCTTTTTCATTGCCGCAACAAATAAGAAGAAGAGCCACTAAGGACTATCATTTCACATTTCAATTTGTAGATAAGGAACGAACGGATGAAAAATGCCTGTTCGTTCCTTGTTTTTTGTACCCTTATCAATTTCTTTAAAAAGTATACAAATCGATAAGGATAAGGCTTTTCCCTAGGAGAGCATTTGTCCACTCGTGTCATGGAGAGAGGAAGACACGCGGTTTCAGAGATTGAAGGTCATCCTTTGTCGATCGGAGATCCCGCATCAAGTGCGGGATGACAGAAGAAGTAGAGGATAAAAGAAAGCTGTACTTAACTTTCAGGAATTGTTCACTATCATTTATCTTTTTTATGCTGAACATTTAATCGTCCATCGGCTGATACGCGATCGTCCACCCTAGGGTACGCGATCGTCCACCGGCCGGTACGCGATCGTCCACGCACGGGTGGACGATTAAATGTTCATAGTGTTTCCCTTAAAACTATTGCATCATCTCCCTAAAGATACACGATGCCCCCCATAAAAAGATAACTCCTATAAAAAGAAGCCTATCAAAAGGTCATTAAACACAGAGGCACGGAAACACAGAGTTTTTATATAAACATTTTAAACTCTGTGTTTCCGTGCCTCCGTGTTGATATTCTCTACCTATTGACTTGTGGCACCTCCCAATCTCTATCTCCTACTCACTCCTTATAAATAACGATCTTTTCAGTCAACACATTTCTTAGCACCTGTTTCGGAGTGCCGGCATAATTACACAACTCCCCAATTAAAACCAATTCCGCATCCTTCATCCACTCCTTATACGGAACAGATTGGACATACGCAATTTCCTTTATCAATTCAGGCTCATTTTTCAATACCACAAAAGCCCCTTCCTTGGCAATCACCGGCCCGTCAAGAGCAATCGCCCGTTTATACATTTTATGCTTATTCGCACCATTCAGCACGATAGGCTGCAAAGACACCACCTCATTCTTAAAACGCAACACCGGGGTAAGGATTAACTTCTCATACCGTCCTACCGCCAAACCGGAAATCTCTATATTCATATTTAAATAAAGAAGATCCTGCTTTACCAAGAAAGAATCCTGTTTCACCAGAATCTGCCCCCGGTAAGATTTCTGCTCCTGTGCATGGAGAGAAAATACGCAAACTATAGCTGCTAGATAAATTACAATCGTTTTCATACACTTCATCTGATAATATAGACAATACTAATCCCCGCCTTCGTGAGCCCCCAATAATGGTTCCGGAACTTCCCCAGTTTCTGTTGTCCTTTCGGATAATTATACTTATCATACTCAAAATAAGTATAGCCTCCGCCAACCGTAAACTCCACATTCCAATGAGGCGACAAATAAAGCTGATAGCCATACGAAATTCCGCCTCCATACGCAAAGCCATCATAACAATACTTGGACTTCATGCCAAAAGGGAGTTTCTGTCCGGCAATATCGTAATCCCCGTATTGCCCGTGCAACCCTATGTAGTGCCCGTTAAACGCCTCCAGTATCCAATACCGGAGTTCCGGCTGCACCAGCCAATGCTTGATAGATTTATCGTCCGAGAAAGTAAACGGATTGTAATTCCCGGACACATCGATGGTTAGATGCTTCTGCAAAGCGACTTCGCAACCTAAATTTAAGGTAGTAGTTGCATCATAAAGTAAATTTGTCTTCACAGCTACCCGTTGGGCATGGCTCCACACCTGCACGGCAGCTAAAAAAAACAGGGTTAAAAATATTTTCTTCATCTCTTGTATGCTCTTATGAGTTAGCACGCGAAAATAATCATTTTTATTGAAGTAGAAGTAGAGTTTTAAAACATTTCTAATGTCTTATTCAACAATAGAATAAATAAAAGAATTATCTTTGTCATCTCAAATAGAGCCATATATGTTTAAAAAAGTAATTACATGTATTATTGCATCGCTATTCGTCTTTACTGCATGCAGTGATGATCCGGTTCAAAAAACAGAGCCGGATTATATCGAACCGGTCTACCCTAAACGCACCGTCCTTCTTTATATAGGAGCAGATAACAGCCTGAACGATTTTTGGCGCAATAATCTGGAGGAAATAAAAAAAGGAGCTTTAAACGGAAACCTGAATGGGAACCACCTAGTAGTATACGTAGATCCCAGATTTGAAAAGCCGTCTCTTCTTAAAATTAGAGAATTAAAAGACGGTACCGTCCGGGCAGATACATTGATGGTATACCAGGAAGATCATAATTCCGCTTCCCCCCGAATTATACGGGAAGTAATCGATTACGTGTTGGATAAATATCCCGCAGAGACTTACGGGTTGGGGCTATGGAGCCACGGCACCGGCTGGCTTCCGGAAAATACGGAATTAATGACCCGTTCGTTCGGAGACGACAACGGAAATGTAATGGAGATAAACGACCTGAAAGATGCTATACCGGATAACACTTTCGATTATATCTTTTTCGATGCTTGTTATATGGCATGCGCCGAAGTTGCGTATGCTTTAAAAGATAAAGCGAAAGAAATCATGGGATCCTCCACGGAAATAATGGGAACCGGTTATCCTTACAGTCCCATGCTTAAATATTTCTTTACCGATACCCCGGAACTGGATAAGGCTTGCCAGGCATTTTACGATTATTACAATGCCCAGACCGGATATAACCGCACGGCTACCATTTCTTTGATCAATATAGAAGGATTAAATGCGTTGGTTCCTGTTTTAAAAAATATACTGGCCACCCACGCAAACTGGTATAAAGAGAATCCATTCCTGATCTCTAACGTACAGCCTTGCGACTATCTGTATTCCAAACGGGTATTATTTGATTTAAAAGATTTTATCAACCAATTGGGAACGGCAGAAGAAGTAGCTCTATTCAACAAGGCTTTTGATAAAGCCGTCACTTATTCGAGAAATACGGAAACCTGCTTTTTTGTGAGGCCCTATACATTAAAAGATACGAAAAATATCCATGGCCTCACTACCTATATCATGAATCAATATCCCGTATTAGATGAGTGGTATAAACAGTTAGACTGGTACAAAGCGATTTATCAATAAACTATATTCCACACAAAAGGGAGAAATTTAAGTTTACTTTCCAAACAAAGAAAAACTTAAACTTCTCCCTTTTGCATTTTTAGTCTTACGCATACAAGATCGCACCCGCTATTCCTGCAATGACAATCATCAAAATAGGATGTACCTTAAACTTCCACACCAATACAAAGGAAGCTATGAAGATGAGGATACTTTTATAATCGATAAAATTTTCGGAATTCATCAATAACAAAGCCGCTGCCGCAATCAGGCCTATGGTAGCAGGACGCAGCCCTACAAAAGCAGCCTCGACAAAACGGTTATTCTTAAACTTGGCAAAGAAATAAGAGATCAGCAATACCAGGATAAAAGAGGGCAAACACACCGCAAAGGTAGCGATCATAGCTCCCCACACGTTTCCGGTAGCCGTATAGCCGATATAGGTAGCGCTATTGATTCCTATCGGGCCGGGAGTCATCTGGGAAATAGCAACAATATCTGTAAACTCCTGGCTACTGATCCAACCATAGTGATCCACCACTTCATCTTGAATAAGCGACAACATGGCATAACCGCCCCCAAAACCGAAAAGTCCGATTTTGATATACACCCAAAATAACTGAAGATAAATCATAGTCACCCCCTGTTTTTAAACCGGCGATACAACAATCCTCCCAGCGCAGCAAATACGATAATATATATAGGCGAGACTCCCGCTTTCCAGATCAGCAGGGCACTTACCACAGGAATAATCCAAGCCGCCCGGCTTAAGCGGATAGACCGCGCGGTAGTAAACACGGGAACGGCTATCAAAGCGACTACCGCCGGACGAAGCCCTTTAAACACCCTTTCCACCCACACATTATGTTGAATCTGGGCAAAAAATAAAGCAATGGCCAAAATAATAAAAAAGGAAGGCAAGATGGTTCCTAGGGCACATACCACGCTTCCCTTTATTTTGGATAATTTATATCCCACGAAAATAGCGATATTAACCGCAAAAATGCCCGGCAGGGATTGGGCAACAGCAAATAAATCCAGAAAGTCTTCTTTCGACAGCCAGCCGCGGTCTACCACCTCTTGCTGGATTAAAGGAATCATGGCATATCCTCCGCCAATGGTAAACGTCCCGATCTTCACAAACGTAAAGAAAAGAGTGAAATACGTATTCATCCGCCTTGTATTTTATAAATTGCGGTTACAAATTTACGCCTTTATCTCCTCATAACCACGTAAGCACCCGACAAAGATGTATAAAAAAAGCAAGAGAAATGCCTCTAAACTTAAACTCTTTTATGATTCTCCTAATATAAACATCCGAACATCCAAAGCGGTATCCTGTTTCCGCTACTGGTCTCGATGTCATCGATGGCCAGATAGCTGTTCGGAAGATCTGCTATCTGATCGAATGTCTTACGACTTCCACCTACCTCGAAGAGATATTTTTCATCGGCTATGAAACCGCCCTGCTTGGGCATTGTCAAAGTCGAAACGGCTCCCACTTGATTAGCAAAGAATGTTTCACGCACCGTTCCTTCCGAAATTTTCCCCGAGAGGGCGTGCATCAAGTTGGTGTTATTCAGATAGACTTTCTTCGGTCCCGTCAGGTGTTTGTAATCTTTGATCTTATCCGTAAGCAGCCACAACAGTTCGGCCCGATCCAGCAGATACAACATTTTCAGTGTTTGGTCGCGTGTCGATTCCAGTTGTAAAGAGAGTTTATTAATATTCGTTTCGAGAGGGACATTCTCTGCAATAACCATCAAGAGTTTCTTGATTTTCTGTGCCGTGGTATAAGTAATATCTTTTACGGCGGGAATGTCACTGTCGATGACGAGCCTGGCAACCTCTCCTACACGCATTAAATAATCCTCCCCAGCCTCTTTGTAATAGGGATAATATCCTGTCCGCAGATACTGGTCGAAGTGCTTAAGCACCTTGATTTCTGAAGTGACATACATCGCATATTTTGTATGGCTAGTGAGCAACTTTTCCAATTCCATAGGTGGAATCGTCACAATACCCTCATATTCGAGATATTCTCGAAACGATAAGCCGTGAAGCGTATAAAGCGATTGTCTGCGCGACAGGTCGGCTACCGAGTTCTCGATAGCGAGCATGGCCGATCCGGTATAGACAATATTCAGGTCGGGATAACTGTCATAGAAATTTTTGAGTAACGCCGTCCAGCCCTTGTACTTATGTACTTCGTCGAAATAAATATGGGTAACTCCGTGTGTATATAAAAACTCGACCAAGTCTTCCAACTTATGATTGTTGAACCACAGATTGTCAAGTGAAACATATAACACATCATCCATATTGTCAAATGTCTCTTTGATATGCTGCATGATCATGGTAGTCTTGCCGACACCACGCGCCCCTTTTATGCCCACCAGCCGAACATCCCAGTTGATGCGGTCGTATAAATATCGCTTGAAACGCAAGTCGGTAGCGGCGAGTTTCCGATGATAAATATTTATCAAAGGCTGAATATCCACGTAATCCATACTGTTCCCGGTTTATAGTTTCGTATACAAATATAATGAAACACTTTTAGAAAAGTGAATTTTATTGGAATATTCACCTTTTTAAAAGTGTTTTATCATGTAATGCCTTTTGCGCGACTCTTTTTAACGACAAAAGCACAATTTAGACAAATAACCAACGCTATCTGAGGCAGTCTGGCATCATTGACAAAAAAATCATCTATCTACTTTGAGATTTCTTCATTTAACACAGCTACACCCGAAAGGGTGCTATTATAAGTGTTTATATAAATTTT
The genomic region above belongs to Parabacteroides pacaensis and contains:
- a CDS encoding clostripain-related cysteine peptidase produces the protein MFKKVITCIIASLFVFTACSDDPVQKTEPDYIEPVYPKRTVLLYIGADNSLNDFWRNNLEEIKKGALNGNLNGNHLVVYVDPRFEKPSLLKIRELKDGTVRADTLMVYQEDHNSASPRIIREVIDYVLDKYPAETYGLGLWSHGTGWLPENTELMTRSFGDDNGNVMEINDLKDAIPDNTFDYIFFDACYMACAEVAYALKDKAKEIMGSSTEIMGTGYPYSPMLKYFFTDTPELDKACQAFYDYYNAQTGYNRTATISLINIEGLNALVPVLKNILATHANWYKENPFLISNVQPCDYLYSKRVLFDLKDFINQLGTAEEVALFNKAFDKAVTYSRNTETCFFVRPYTLKDTKNIHGLTTYIMNQYPVLDEWYKQLDWYKAIYQ
- a CDS encoding ATP-binding protein, producing the protein MDYVDIQPLINIYHRKLAATDLRFKRYLYDRINWDVRLVGIKGARGVGKTTMIMQHIKETFDNMDDVLYVSLDNLWFNNHKLEDLVEFLYTHGVTHIYFDEVHKYKGWTALLKNFYDSYPDLNIVYTGSAMLAIENSVADLSRRQSLYTLHGLSFREYLEYEGIVTIPPMELEKLLTSHTKYAMYVTSEIKVLKHFDQYLRTGYYPYYKEAGEDYLMRVGEVARLVIDSDIPAVKDITYTTAQKIKKLLMVIAENVPLETNINKLSLQLESTRDQTLKMLYLLDRAELLWLLTDKIKDYKHLTGPKKVYLNNTNLMHALSGKISEGTVRETFFANQVGAVSTLTMPKQGGFIADEKYLFEVGGSRKTFDQIADLPNSYLAIDDIETSSGNRIPLWMFGCLY
- a CDS encoding chromate transporter is translated as MIYLQLFWVYIKIGLFGFGGGYAMLSLIQDEVVDHYGWISSQEFTDIVAISQMTPGPIGINSATYIGYTATGNVWGAMIATFAVCLPSFILVLLISYFFAKFKNNRFVEAAFVGLRPATIGLIAAAALLLMNSENFIDYKSILIFIASFVLVWKFKVHPILMIVIAGIAGAILYA
- a CDS encoding chromate transporter, giving the protein MNTYFTLFFTFVKIGTFTIGGGYAMIPLIQQEVVDRGWLSKEDFLDLFAVAQSLPGIFAVNIAIFVGYKLSKIKGSVVCALGTILPSFFIILAIALFFAQIQHNVWVERVFKGLRPAVVALIAVPVFTTARSIRLSRAAWIIPVVSALLIWKAGVSPIYIIVFAALGGLLYRRFKNRG